One region of Enterobacter ludwigii genomic DNA includes:
- a CDS encoding YcgJ family protein, translating to MSAQARTPAKLHSPVSGVLCDRYVCANDKGISRELTEKYLGKKAAANEVFTSSDVDLTEFTFANGIFCDVKERLCREDRYYGANGQRSGAVSKKYTKLLFGE from the coding sequence ATGTCCGCTCAGGCCAGGACCCCGGCCAAACTCCATTCGCCAGTGTCAGGCGTGCTCTGCGACCGATATGTATGCGCCAATGACAAGGGAATTTCCCGTGAGCTGACCGAGAAGTATCTCGGCAAGAAGGCTGCTGCAAACGAGGTGTTCACATCGAGCGATGTCGATCTGACCGAATTCACCTTTGCTAACGGCATTTTCTGCGATGTGAAGGAACGGCTGTGTCGTGAAGATCGCTATTATGGCGCCAACGGTCAGCGTTCCGGGGCGGTCTCTAAAAAGTACACAAAGCTGCTCTTTGGTGAATAA
- a CDS encoding GNAT family N-acetyltransferase, translating to MSITICKPHEYPDLVDIFIEMEHYYNQKLCLSRNDMTVYLRDKVLAFDSNTEVHKVVCDGVIAAFSCVSVMYPSPRFSGQMFIKELFVSAPFRRNGIGRKLMSFIACRAQERGCLQLDWLSVAADPLAQKFYESLGAQVIKSVNYHRVFGTKIDELARSAG from the coding sequence ATGAGCATCACCATCTGCAAACCACACGAATATCCTGATTTGGTTGATATTTTTATCGAGATGGAACACTACTATAATCAGAAGCTTTGCTTGTCCCGTAATGACATGACCGTATATCTGAGGGACAAGGTCCTTGCCTTTGATTCTAATACCGAAGTTCACAAAGTGGTTTGTGATGGAGTAATAGCTGCGTTTTCATGTGTATCAGTGATGTACCCTTCACCACGTTTCAGCGGGCAAATGTTTATCAAAGAGCTTTTTGTTTCTGCACCTTTCAGGAGGAATGGAATTGGTAGAAAGCTGATGAGTTTTATAGCCTGTCGAGCACAAGAACGAGGGTGTTTACAACTCGATTGGTTATCTGTGGCAGCAGACCCATTGGCGCAGAAGTTTTATGAGTCCCTCGGAGCTCAGGTTATCAAGAGTGTTAACTATCACCGGGTTTTTGGCACAAAAATAGATGAGCTGGCCCGTAGTGCAGGCTGA
- a CDS encoding DUF262 domain-containing HNH endonuclease family protein has protein sequence MSKKELKPELLTVGKLFTDNYLIPIYQRNYAWRAEQIEQLISDIQDSVVGGQDNYFLGNLVVIKRGREDEFEVIDGQQRLTTLYLLLTFLEQDGEGEKPSVGHAGHLQYESRARATEALLRVAQEAAKEHVRPQGSTSNADAGIHEGYSIINQFFKQNENLNRSREKFSDFLLTKVTVVRASLPPNTDLNRYFEIMNTRGQQLKQVDIVKARLMSKLPNQYERECFAWVWDSCADMDSYVQMSLTRGDTSLRNKVFGHEWSWLEVTSFSSLMESRPQSGINSSRQSSEGVSLSLDEALSKYAKELESNSTEDEGNERFRSTIEFPAFLLHVLRIMKGDEVEDEGLLDDKRLIKSFDDAVNNVPDAKADWVRSFAFMLLKCRNLFDGFILKRQFTANIGDDGDWSLQRLKKGGGDKKPTPTYIHVFSASNGSLEEDGSADPHTRDVLLLQSMLRITYTSPRTMHWITKVLRWLSVKAPRDVKHADLADLLKGYARSKVKETFSFEKDQQPQGFGISRIVFSYLDYLLLSDSSKRDFKFQFRTSIEHFYPQHPDKEQSGAVVSGSSLNLLGNLALVSVSANSKFSNSLPRAKAENFKDTIELQSPKLKRMAEITRNTNWDDQQITAHHEAMVTLLRDDVSLVEASGRSNPGR, from the coding sequence ATGAGCAAGAAGGAGTTGAAACCTGAACTGTTAACAGTAGGCAAGTTATTCACTGACAATTATCTGATTCCTATTTATCAACGGAACTATGCGTGGCGGGCCGAACAGATTGAGCAACTTATTAGCGATATTCAAGACTCGGTGGTAGGGGGCCAGGACAACTATTTTCTTGGGAACCTTGTTGTAATCAAGCGGGGTAGAGAGGATGAGTTCGAGGTCATAGATGGACAACAACGACTTACAACCCTCTATCTGCTTCTTACCTTCCTGGAGCAAGACGGTGAGGGTGAGAAGCCGTCGGTTGGCCATGCAGGCCACTTGCAATATGAGTCGCGCGCACGGGCAACTGAGGCCCTGCTGCGAGTAGCACAGGAGGCGGCTAAGGAGCACGTTCGACCGCAGGGCTCCACGAGTAATGCAGATGCTGGCATTCATGAAGGCTACAGCATCATCAATCAGTTCTTCAAACAAAATGAAAACCTTAATCGCTCACGCGAAAAATTCTCCGATTTCTTGCTAACGAAGGTGACTGTCGTCCGTGCCTCGCTGCCACCCAATACCGACCTCAATCGCTACTTCGAGATCATGAACACTCGTGGGCAGCAACTCAAGCAGGTTGATATTGTTAAGGCTCGCCTGATGAGCAAACTGCCCAATCAATATGAACGCGAATGCTTTGCGTGGGTTTGGGATTCCTGTGCTGACATGGATTCTTATGTCCAGATGTCTCTGACCCGTGGTGACACAAGTTTGCGAAACAAAGTATTTGGTCATGAATGGTCCTGGCTGGAGGTGACCAGCTTCTCTTCGCTAATGGAAAGTCGTCCGCAATCCGGCATCAATTCATCAAGGCAATCCTCCGAAGGGGTATCGTTGTCCTTGGATGAGGCGTTGTCAAAATACGCTAAAGAGCTCGAGTCAAATTCCACTGAAGACGAGGGCAACGAGCGGTTTCGTTCAACTATTGAGTTTCCGGCCTTTCTGCTACACGTTCTAAGAATTATGAAAGGCGATGAGGTCGAAGACGAAGGCCTGCTTGACGACAAGCGCCTCATCAAGTCATTTGACGACGCCGTAAATAATGTACCCGATGCTAAAGCCGATTGGGTGCGTAGTTTTGCATTTATGCTTCTCAAGTGCCGCAACCTCTTCGATGGCTTCATCTTGAAGCGTCAATTCACGGCAAACATCGGTGACGATGGCGATTGGTCTCTCCAGCGACTGAAAAAAGGAGGCGGGGACAAGAAGCCAACCCCGACGTACATCCATGTTTTCTCGGCCAGCAATGGAAGCTTAGAGGAGGACGGGAGTGCTGACCCACATACCCGAGATGTATTGCTGCTTCAGTCCATGCTTCGGATTACCTACACTTCTCCGCGAACGATGCACTGGATTACCAAAGTTCTTCGCTGGCTCTCCGTTAAAGCCCCTCGAGACGTGAAACATGCGGATCTTGCCGATTTGTTGAAGGGATATGCCCGCAGCAAGGTTAAAGAGACATTCTCCTTTGAGAAAGATCAGCAACCACAAGGGTTTGGTATCAGCCGTATCGTCTTTTCGTATCTCGACTATCTTCTGTTGAGTGACTCCTCAAAACGAGATTTCAAATTTCAGTTCAGAACTTCCATTGAGCACTTCTATCCACAGCATCCTGACAAAGAACAGTCGGGCGCGGTTGTTTCAGGTTCTAGCCTTAACCTGCTTGGCAACCTCGCGCTCGTAAGCGTCAGCGCGAACTCAAAATTCAGCAATAGCCTCCCCAGAGCAAAGGCCGAAAACTTCAAGGATACAATTGAACTTCAAAGTCCCAAGCTCAAGAGAATGGCGGAAATCACCCGAAATACAAACTGGGATGATCAGCAGATAACAGCACATCATGAAGCGATGGTGACATTGCTTCGTGATGATGTAAGTCTGGTGGAGGCAAGCGGAAGATCCAACCCAGGGCGTTGA
- a CDS encoding DUF262 domain-containing protein, with amino-acid sequence MAINGENGVSAVTVDELLKQGLRIPNYQRPYSWDVSTALQLVDDISEALRDTERKDIPYVLGAIILHDDGEYLNVVDGQQRLLTLRMILAALDPINHQISMSGNSETPVSLVWIELQRRLSQLEDKKEFLDFICHKCQLVRIVTDDIDEAFRVFDSQNYRGKPLAPHDLLKAHHLREMHDESAAMKVAVVEAWEAVNDEDLDRLFSTFLYRISKWSRGESSLEFTIRDIGMFKGISSRSHRSFSPNLRYHLAAQAAMPLLSAWSVSSTHDARNAGRSRFQLDAPIIAGRSFFEMVTFMLDELKILEQEVIDRGFKNFGPSQSRYRYVYELFIAALLCYTNKFGDEDVDEVRNRLFAWAYALRVELLRVQFVSADNRARGKNDANKSPFVLLRNAMTGSVVRKLPITSKPYSDNHEKELVAFIKGLQ; translated from the coding sequence ATGGCGATTAACGGAGAGAACGGTGTTAGTGCAGTCACCGTGGATGAACTACTCAAGCAAGGCCTTCGGATACCGAACTATCAACGCCCATACAGTTGGGATGTATCGACTGCTCTACAACTGGTGGATGATATCAGCGAAGCTCTTCGAGATACCGAACGAAAAGATATTCCCTATGTTTTGGGTGCAATCATTCTTCACGATGATGGTGAGTATCTCAATGTAGTCGACGGGCAGCAGCGCCTGCTGACTTTGCGAATGATTCTTGCGGCCTTAGATCCGATAAATCATCAAATTTCGATGTCTGGTAACAGCGAAACTCCTGTCTCCCTAGTTTGGATAGAGCTTCAAAGGCGCCTGTCGCAGTTGGAAGATAAAAAAGAGTTTTTGGATTTTATCTGTCACAAATGTCAGTTGGTGCGTATTGTGACGGACGATATTGATGAGGCATTTCGTGTCTTTGATTCCCAGAACTATCGCGGCAAACCGCTTGCCCCTCACGACTTGCTCAAAGCACACCACCTGCGCGAAATGCACGATGAGTCCGCTGCTATGAAAGTGGCTGTCGTTGAGGCTTGGGAAGCCGTAAACGATGAGGATCTGGACAGGCTTTTTTCTACTTTTTTATACCGGATATCCAAGTGGTCACGAGGCGAAAGCTCGCTCGAATTTACTATTCGGGACATCGGCATGTTCAAGGGCATTTCATCACGATCCCACAGGTCATTTTCGCCAAATCTGCGATATCACCTTGCAGCACAAGCCGCTATGCCACTTCTAAGTGCATGGTCGGTATCCTCTACACATGATGCACGAAATGCCGGGCGCAGCCGCTTTCAGCTTGATGCCCCGATAATCGCAGGACGCTCATTTTTCGAGATGGTGACATTCATGCTTGACGAATTGAAGATACTGGAACAAGAGGTTATTGACAGAGGTTTCAAAAACTTTGGCCCATCTCAAAGTCGCTACCGCTACGTGTACGAATTGTTCATTGCCGCGCTGCTTTGCTATACAAACAAGTTTGGCGATGAAGATGTAGATGAAGTGCGAAATAGGTTATTCGCATGGGCATATGCCTTGCGGGTCGAGTTACTTCGTGTGCAATTTGTATCTGCTGACAACCGAGCGCGAGGTAAAAACGATGCAAATAAATCGCCTTTTGTTTTGCTACGTAATGCGATGACTGGAAGTGTTGTCCGCAAACTTCCAATAACAAGTAAGCCATACAGCGATAACCACGAAAAGGAACTCGTTGCTTTTATCAAGGGGCTGCAATGA
- a CDS encoding DNA helicase UvrD, whose amino-acid sequence MDKSVIFSVAGSGKTSLIIEGLSLDQRALIITYTENNHLHLRNRIIQKFGMIPPNITLTTYFSFLHGFCYRPLMQLKLRTRGINFRRPPNRQFRLDDLNRYRDGGGRLYHCRLAKLLQVMGAIPDVRARLERFYDYLYVDEVQDFAGHDFNLLLEVSQANIGIRFVGDFYQHTFDTSRDGAINKNLHDDVVRYEKRFRDAGITVDKETLSRSWRCTKMVCDFISAKLQIPMGAHEERGSRIITVDDRDQANMLHADPTIVKLFLSEHYHYGCYSENWGASKGMDHFNDVCVVMGPGIWKDYLAERLHQANPQTRNKLYVACTRARGDLYFMPEKLLRAFKQRK is encoded by the coding sequence GTGGATAAGAGCGTAATTTTTTCCGTCGCAGGATCTGGAAAAACCAGCCTGATCATTGAGGGGCTCAGCCTTGATCAGCGGGCATTGATCATCACTTACACGGAGAACAATCACCTGCACCTGCGCAACAGGATCATCCAGAAATTTGGGATGATCCCACCCAACATCACACTCACGACATACTTCTCGTTTCTGCATGGGTTCTGTTATAGGCCCTTGATGCAATTGAAGCTAAGGACCAGAGGCATAAATTTCAGGCGTCCGCCCAATAGACAGTTCCGCTTGGACGATCTCAATCGGTATCGCGATGGCGGCGGTAGGCTCTATCACTGCCGCCTCGCCAAACTGCTACAGGTCATGGGGGCTATACCGGATGTGCGTGCCCGCCTGGAGCGCTTTTACGACTACCTCTACGTTGACGAGGTGCAGGATTTTGCGGGCCACGACTTCAACCTGCTACTGGAGGTTTCACAAGCGAATATTGGCATAAGGTTCGTCGGTGACTTCTACCAACATACCTTTGATACCAGTAGAGACGGCGCGATAAACAAAAACCTTCACGACGATGTCGTCCGTTATGAGAAACGCTTTCGTGATGCCGGCATCACGGTAGACAAGGAAACCCTGAGCCGTAGCTGGCGATGCACAAAAATGGTCTGCGATTTCATTAGTGCAAAGTTACAAATTCCGATGGGTGCTCATGAGGAAAGGGGCAGCCGGATCATTACGGTTGATGATCGAGACCAAGCGAACATGTTGCATGCTGATCCAACCATCGTGAAGCTGTTTTTGAGCGAACACTACCATTACGGATGCTACTCAGAAAATTGGGGGGCGAGTAAGGGCATGGATCACTTTAACGATGTTTGCGTTGTGATGGGCCCGGGTATCTGGAAAGACTATTTGGCAGAAAGGCTACACCAGGCAAACCCGCAAACCCGCAACAAGCTGTACGTTGCCTGCACTAGGGCGCGGGGTGACCTGTATTTCATGCCCGAGAAGCTATTGAGAGCGTTTAAACAGAGGAAATAG
- a CDS encoding AAA family ATPase, with translation MSVIKKIVIKNFKSISDLTLEFDAGKNVLIGDNETGKSSVLLALDLTLSASRSRVENIGYEALLNQSAVQNFLAGPARLDLLPEVIVDVFLEEGDDQGFYGTQNVLGTQTDGLRMAIVPLIEEFGQTIVDLLKANKDSFPFEYYSVKFSTFSGAPHVSYRRPVKHLMIDSSRIDSEYAAREYTRAVFGFHANVPDRYRLENRYRQGKEAFGRESLRDLNNALGDYQFALRTSSRANLETDLVITKDGIPIENRGKGEQCFIKTNFALQKYEEKGSLNVLLLEEPENHLSHTNMKRLVERLADTTGTQLFITTHSSHICARLDLRHALLLGSGRAGRLKDLSEPTANFFMKAPDNNVLELALSNRVILVEGDAEFILMEHFYKQLAGHPPQADAVHIISIGGTSFKRYLELGKLLSIRIAAMRDNDGDYQQNCVANYEGYLYASAKIFADTNPDRSTFEIGLYSDNQQTCDDLFAAGRKKLTVQEYMLKNKADVAFELLTKKAAELIAPKYIQDAIEWIRA, from the coding sequence ATGTCGGTAATAAAAAAAATCGTGATCAAGAATTTCAAAAGCATCTCCGACCTGACTCTTGAGTTCGACGCAGGCAAGAACGTATTGATTGGTGACAACGAAACGGGTAAGAGCAGCGTGCTATTGGCATTAGATCTGACACTTAGCGCAAGTCGCAGCCGAGTTGAAAACATAGGCTATGAAGCCCTGCTAAATCAGAGTGCGGTGCAGAATTTCTTGGCAGGGCCAGCGAGACTGGATTTGCTTCCCGAAGTTATCGTGGATGTTTTTCTGGAAGAGGGCGATGACCAAGGTTTTTACGGTACCCAGAACGTTCTAGGAACACAGACAGATGGCCTGCGCATGGCGATTGTCCCCTTGATTGAAGAGTTCGGCCAGACAATTGTCGATCTGCTCAAAGCAAACAAAGATAGCTTTCCTTTCGAGTATTACAGCGTCAAGTTCTCAACGTTCTCCGGGGCACCTCACGTCAGCTACCGGCGCCCGGTCAAACACCTGATGATTGACAGTTCTCGTATCGATAGCGAATACGCTGCTCGTGAATACACCCGAGCGGTGTTCGGATTCCATGCCAATGTGCCGGATCGCTACCGCCTCGAAAATCGCTATCGGCAAGGCAAAGAAGCTTTTGGTCGAGAGAGTCTGAGGGACTTGAACAATGCGCTTGGTGATTATCAGTTTGCCTTGCGAACAAGCTCTCGCGCCAACCTTGAAACCGACTTGGTGATCACCAAAGACGGTATCCCTATAGAGAATCGTGGCAAAGGTGAGCAGTGCTTCATCAAGACCAATTTCGCCCTGCAGAAATACGAGGAAAAAGGGAGCCTGAATGTGCTTCTGCTAGAGGAGCCCGAAAACCATCTGAGCCACACGAATATGAAACGCTTAGTTGAAAGACTGGCGGATACGACGGGTACTCAGTTGTTCATTACGACGCACAGTAGCCATATCTGTGCTCGGCTCGATCTACGCCACGCGTTACTGCTTGGATCAGGCCGTGCGGGACGCTTGAAAGACCTGTCGGAGCCCACTGCAAACTTCTTCATGAAAGCACCCGATAACAACGTCCTTGAGCTTGCTCTCTCCAATCGAGTCATATTGGTCGAGGGAGATGCAGAATTTATCCTTATGGAGCATTTCTACAAGCAACTGGCAGGCCATCCTCCTCAGGCTGATGCCGTGCACATCATCTCGATCGGTGGAACGAGCTTCAAACGCTACTTGGAACTCGGAAAGCTCCTGAGTATCAGGATCGCCGCAATGCGGGATAACGACGGCGATTACCAACAGAACTGTGTAGCGAACTACGAAGGCTACCTGTACGCGTCGGCCAAGATTTTTGCCGATACAAATCCTGATCGAAGCACTTTTGAAATTGGTCTCTACAGCGACAACCAGCAAACCTGCGATGATCTTTTTGCTGCAGGTCGAAAAAAACTGACCGTTCAAGAGTACATGTTGAAAAATAAAGCGGATGTCGCTTTCGAGCTGCTGACCAAGAAGGCCGCTGAGCTGATCGCCCCGAAATACATACAGGATGCGATCGAGTGGATAAGAGCGTAA
- a CDS encoding GIY-YIG nuclease family protein, translating into MSKSDLDDLANELAEFAPPEKKKGRPASEERIIAGFEEIQRFADQHGRAPQHGEECEIFERLYAVRLDRLRSLPDCRALLEPLDQQGLLARGDEVAKSVDEIIDIDNLAAELADVSSEDDITVLRHVRASAEKRTVQGIADRKPCEDFDVFKPLFEQVRSDLSSGLRVTRPFGQYATIEVGHWFILDGQTAYVAEEGEEFDSPQGKKDARLRVIYSNGTESNLLRLSLVRALYKDETARRITDPDMGPLFSDALEESDLESGTIYVLRSLSDNPYVAEHRDVIHKIGVTGGKVETRIANAEHDSTYLLAKVEVVASYKLAGINRTRMENLFHRLFAPARLNITINDRFGHPVQPEEWFLVPLFVIDEAVARIKDGSIIGYVYDPMSAKLVKE; encoded by the coding sequence ATGAGTAAATCTGATCTAGACGATTTGGCTAATGAACTTGCCGAGTTTGCACCTCCTGAGAAGAAAAAAGGACGTCCAGCCAGCGAGGAACGCATCATCGCAGGTTTTGAGGAAATCCAGCGCTTCGCTGACCAACATGGGCGTGCGCCGCAACACGGTGAAGAGTGTGAGATCTTCGAGCGCCTCTATGCAGTGCGGCTCGACCGTCTACGCAGTCTCCCAGATTGCCGTGCCTTGCTAGAGCCACTGGATCAACAGGGCTTATTGGCTAGAGGGGACGAGGTAGCGAAGTCAGTGGACGAAATTATCGATATCGATAATCTGGCTGCCGAACTGGCGGATGTTTCCAGTGAGGACGATATAACAGTCTTGCGTCATGTTCGTGCTAGCGCCGAAAAGCGTACTGTACAAGGTATCGCGGATCGCAAACCGTGCGAAGATTTTGATGTGTTTAAACCGCTATTTGAGCAGGTGCGCAGTGATCTAAGTTCAGGCTTAAGAGTGACTCGACCTTTTGGGCAGTATGCAACGATTGAAGTGGGCCATTGGTTCATCCTGGATGGTCAAACGGCTTATGTGGCTGAAGAAGGTGAAGAGTTTGATTCGCCACAGGGGAAGAAAGATGCTCGGCTGCGTGTCATTTACTCGAATGGTACGGAAAGCAACCTACTTCGGCTGTCATTGGTTCGTGCCTTGTATAAAGACGAAACAGCACGCCGAATTACCGATCCAGACATGGGGCCTTTATTCAGCGATGCTCTAGAAGAGAGCGATCTTGAAAGTGGCACCATCTATGTGTTGCGTTCGCTATCTGATAACCCTTATGTGGCTGAACATCGTGATGTCATTCACAAGATTGGTGTGACTGGCGGCAAGGTAGAGACTCGTATTGCCAATGCTGAACACGATTCCACCTATCTATTGGCGAAGGTCGAGGTGGTAGCTTCATACAAGCTCGCTGGCATCAACCGCACCCGGATGGAAAACCTGTTTCACAGGTTGTTCGCACCCGCTCGGCTTAACATCACCATTAATGACCGTTTCGGCCATCCTGTGCAGCCCGAAGAATGGTTTCTCGTTCCGTTATTCGTCATCGATGAGGCTGTTGCACGTATCAAGGATGGTAGCATCATTGGGTATGTCTATGACCCCATGTCTGCGAAGCTGGTGAAGGAATAG
- a CDS encoding DEAD/DEAH box helicase, producing MQEQAYEKRGEQYLLIKSPPASGKSRALMFIALDKLENQGLKQAIIVVPEKSIGASFNDEPLSHYGFWADWHVEPKWNLCNAPGNDNGGKVKSLGTFLEGSDKVLVCTHATFRFAVDAYGIEAFDDRLIAVDEFHHVSANPDNKLGQHLGQFIARDKTHIVAMTGSYFRGDAEAVLAPQDESRFDTVTYTYYEQLNGYEYLKQLDIGYFFYSDSYVDDILNVLDPDKKTIIHIPNVNSRESTKDKIKEVEHILGELGDWQGADPATGFQLVKCLDGRMLRIADLVDPTSQGKIQESLRAVKMKTDRDYVDIIIALGMAKEGFDWIWCEHALTVGYRASLTEVVQIIGRATRDAPGKTRARFTNLIAEPDALEGAVTEAVNDTLKAIAASLLMEQVLAPRFEFKPKNPESGPTPGFDYGEGGYDPDNCNFGVNEQTGTYQIEIKGLAEPRSKEAARICQEDLNEVIAAFVQDKPAIERGLFDEELIPEELTQVRMGKIIKEKYPELDAEDQEAVRQHAIAALNLTQQAKRLATGENDGTLNTALIDGVRRFAMDVRDLDIDLIDRINPFGEAYAILAKTMSEDSLKQVAAAISAKRTSITPEDAKVIAKRAAEFKRERGRLPSLTSPDAWEKHLAEGAAAFMRFRAEGRYE from the coding sequence ATGCAAGAGCAGGCTTATGAGAAGCGCGGAGAACAATACCTACTTATCAAGTCGCCTCCCGCTTCCGGCAAAAGCCGCGCGCTGATGTTCATCGCGCTCGATAAACTTGAAAACCAGGGACTCAAGCAAGCCATTATCGTTGTGCCGGAGAAATCCATCGGTGCAAGTTTTAATGATGAGCCACTATCGCATTATGGCTTCTGGGCTGATTGGCATGTCGAACCTAAGTGGAACCTGTGCAACGCGCCCGGTAACGACAACGGTGGCAAGGTGAAATCTCTCGGCACATTTCTGGAAGGTAGCGACAAGGTGCTTGTTTGCACACATGCAACCTTTCGCTTCGCGGTCGATGCCTACGGCATAGAAGCGTTTGACGATCGCCTGATCGCGGTCGATGAATTCCACCATGTGTCAGCTAACCCGGATAACAAGCTTGGTCAGCATCTGGGGCAGTTTATCGCGCGGGACAAGACGCACATCGTTGCCATGACCGGATCCTACTTCCGGGGTGATGCGGAGGCCGTGTTGGCTCCCCAGGATGAGTCTAGGTTCGATACCGTCACCTACACCTATTACGAACAACTCAACGGCTACGAATACCTCAAGCAACTCGACATCGGCTACTTCTTCTACAGTGACTCCTACGTCGATGACATCCTCAATGTACTCGATCCTGACAAGAAGACCATTATCCATATTCCCAACGTCAATTCGCGCGAGAGTACGAAGGATAAAATCAAGGAGGTGGAGCACATTCTCGGCGAGCTTGGCGATTGGCAAGGTGCAGATCCTGCGACTGGTTTCCAGCTAGTCAAATGCCTCGATGGCCGAATGTTGCGTATCGCCGACTTAGTGGACCCAACTAGTCAAGGCAAGATTCAGGAAAGCCTTCGTGCTGTAAAAATGAAGACAGATCGTGACTATGTGGACATAATTATTGCACTTGGTATGGCGAAGGAAGGTTTCGACTGGATCTGGTGCGAACATGCGCTGACAGTTGGGTACCGAGCCAGCTTGACTGAGGTCGTGCAGATCATCGGTCGCGCCACTCGCGACGCGCCCGGTAAAACCCGCGCGAGATTTACTAACCTGATCGCCGAGCCGGACGCTTTAGAAGGCGCGGTTACAGAGGCAGTCAATGATACCTTGAAAGCCATCGCGGCAAGCCTGCTGATGGAGCAAGTCTTGGCTCCGCGCTTCGAGTTCAAGCCTAAGAACCCAGAAAGCGGTCCGACCCCAGGTTTTGATTATGGTGAAGGAGGGTATGACCCGGATAACTGCAATTTTGGCGTTAATGAGCAGACAGGGACATATCAAATCGAGATTAAGGGACTTGCCGAGCCCAGGAGCAAAGAGGCGGCACGCATCTGCCAGGAAGATTTAAATGAAGTGATCGCGGCCTTTGTGCAAGATAAGCCCGCCATCGAACGTGGACTGTTCGACGAAGAGCTCATTCCCGAAGAATTAACACAGGTTCGTATGGGGAAGATCATCAAAGAAAAGTATCCTGAACTTGACGCTGAAGATCAGGAGGCTGTACGTCAGCATGCTATCGCCGCCCTTAATCTTACGCAGCAGGCCAAACGTCTTGCCACCGGTGAGAACGATGGAACGCTTAATACTGCCCTTATCGACGGAGTGCGTCGCTTTGCGATGGACGTACGCGATTTAGACATAGATCTTATCGACCGCATCAACCCATTCGGTGAAGCCTATGCCATCCTTGCTAAGACGATGAGCGAAGATAGCTTGAAGCAGGTCGCGGCTGCCATCTCGGCCAAGCGTACCTCGATCACGCCTGAAGATGCCAAAGTGATCGCGAAGCGTGCCGCTGAATTCAAACGTGAACGTGGACGCCTCCCGTCGTTAACTTCGCCGGATGCTTGGGAAAAGCACCTTGCCGAAGGGGCAGCCGCTTTTATGCGTTTCAGGGCGGAGGGGCGTTATGAGTAA